A genomic segment from Mycoplasma sp. 1018B encodes:
- the atpC gene encoding ATP synthase F1 subunit epsilon, giving the protein MNTIKLKIITVYGIFFEDYVISVNLKTKIGGEITLLVNHSPFVANIDICKMSILTKENKKLFYSIGDGFLQTEPNVITIITDDILSVDEINIKRAQEEQKHLMDALERTKDSKEKEMFQYKLRKVLNRIELYNQKY; this is encoded by the coding sequence ATGAATACAATAAAATTAAAAATTATTACAGTATATGGAATATTTTTTGAAGATTATGTTATTTCGGTTAATTTAAAAACTAAAATTGGTGGAGAAATTACTTTATTAGTTAATCATTCGCCTTTTGTTGCTAACATTGATATTTGTAAAATGTCTATTTTGACAAAAGAAAACAAAAAATTATTTTATTCGATAGGAGATGGTTTTTTACAAACTGAACCTAATGTAATTACTATAATAACTGATGATATTTTATCAGTTGATGAAATTAATATTAAACGCGCACAAGAAGAACAAAAACATTTAATGGATGCTTTAGAAAGAACTAAAGATTCAAAAGAAAAAGAAATGTTTCAATATAAATTACGTAAAGTTCTTAACCGTATAGAACTTTATAATCAAAAATATTAA